A single window of Qipengyuania sediminis DNA harbors:
- the gcvPA gene encoding aminomethyl-transferring glycine dehydrogenase subunit GcvPA, whose amino-acid sequence MRYLPLTDTDRSAMLGTIGAADIDALFADVPAEARLKGPVEGLSLHQSEMAVERHMRALARKNLAAGDAAFFCGAGAYRHHIPASVDHIIQRGEFLTAYTPYQPEIAQGTLQMLFEFQSQVARLYGCAVANASMYDGSTATWEAVAMASRITRRKRAVLSGGLHPHYVETIRTMAKFTGDEIASALPTLQGTPDAAALVARIDDQTSCVVVQYPDIFGRLPDLAAMAEAAHAKGALLIAVNTEPVALGAIQAPGELGADIVVGEGQALGVGLQFGGPYLGLFAVRDPKHVRQMPGRLCGETVDADGKRGFVLTLSTREQHIRREKATSNICTNSGLCALAFSVHLTLLGEAGLRRLAAENHRLACLAAERLAQVPGVRVLNETFFNEFTVLLGQDAREAVRRLADKQVLAGVSLGRLYPAESGLHEGLVIAVTETASEDDIETLVAALQEVLA is encoded by the coding sequence ATGCGCTACCTTCCCCTGACCGACACCGACCGTTCCGCGATGCTCGGCACGATCGGTGCTGCCGATATCGATGCGCTGTTCGCCGATGTTCCGGCGGAGGCGCGGCTCAAGGGGCCGGTCGAAGGCCTGTCGCTGCATCAGAGCGAGATGGCCGTCGAGCGGCATATGCGCGCGCTCGCCAGGAAGAACCTCGCCGCCGGGGATGCCGCCTTTTTCTGCGGGGCCGGGGCATATCGCCACCATATCCCGGCCAGCGTCGATCACATCATCCAGCGCGGCGAGTTCCTCACTGCCTACACGCCCTACCAGCCCGAGATCGCGCAGGGCACGCTGCAGATGCTGTTCGAGTTCCAGAGCCAGGTCGCGCGGCTCTACGGCTGCGCGGTGGCCAATGCGAGCATGTACGACGGCTCGACCGCGACCTGGGAAGCGGTGGCGATGGCTTCGCGGATCACGCGCCGCAAGCGCGCGGTGCTCTCGGGCGGGCTGCATCCGCATTATGTCGAGACCATCCGCACCATGGCGAAGTTCACCGGCGACGAGATCGCATCGGCACTCCCGACCTTGCAGGGCACGCCGGATGCCGCTGCTCTGGTCGCGCGGATCGACGATCAGACCAGCTGCGTGGTGGTGCAATATCCCGACATTTTCGGCCGCCTGCCCGATCTCGCCGCTATGGCCGAGGCGGCCCATGCGAAGGGCGCGCTGCTGATCGCGGTCAATACCGAGCCGGTGGCGCTGGGCGCGATCCAAGCACCCGGCGAACTCGGCGCGGACATCGTGGTGGGCGAGGGGCAGGCGCTCGGCGTCGGCCTCCAGTTCGGCGGGCCTTACCTAGGCCTCTTCGCCGTACGCGATCCCAAGCATGTGCGCCAGATGCCCGGGCGGCTCTGCGGCGAGACGGTGGATGCCGATGGCAAGCGCGGCTTCGTGCTGACGCTCTCCACCCGCGAGCAGCACATCCGGCGCGAGAAGGCGACGAGCAATATCTGTACCAACAGCGGGCTCTGTGCACTCGCCTTCAGCGTCCATCTGACGCTGCTGGGCGAGGCGGGGCTGCGGCGCTTGGCGGCGGAGAACCACCGCCTCGCCTGCCTTGCCGCCGAGCGGCTCGCGCAGGTGCCGGGAGTGCGGGTGCTCAACGAGACTTTCTTCAACGAGTTCACCGTCCTGCTCGGCCAGGACGCGCGCGAAGCGGTGCGCAGGCTGGCCGACAAGCAGGTGCTGGCAGGAGTCTCGCTCGGGCGGTTGTATCCGGCAGAAAGCGGCTTGCATGAAGGGTTGGTCATCGCCGTGACCGAAACTGCGAGCGAGGACGATATCGAAACCCTGGTGGCCGCGCTTCAGGAGGTGCTGGCATGA
- the gcvPB gene encoding aminomethyl-transferring glycine dehydrogenase subunit GcvPB: MNAPNQSGWKPASPLAGSGDGAQTATGNRGLMLEEPLIFEIGTTQTCGVDLPEAKPGANRLGAFARTGEIGLPGLSEPETVRHYTRLSRQNYAIDLGLFPLGSCTMKHNPRLNEKVARMPGFLDVHPLQPVDTVRGALEVINELAFWLIELTGMHGVAMTPKAGAHGELCGILCIRAALEARGDAREVVLVPESAHGTNPATAAFAGYRVEDIPATKEGRVDLEALKARLGPDVAAVMITNPNTCGLFERDMKAISDAVHAAGAFVYCDGANFNAIVGKVRPGDLGVDAMHINLHKTFSTPHGGGGPGSGPVVLSEALGPYAPLPYTARTKDGVVHLIEEESADAFSAEHFGGAMASFGRMSAFHGQMGMFTRALTYILSHGADGLKQVAEDAVLNANYILRSLEDVLDAPFGASGPCMHEALFSDKGFAGGLSTLDLAKGLIDEGFHPMTMYFPLVVHGAMLVEPTETESKAGLDQFIAALRSVAERAKAGDDSLRTAPHLAPRRRLDETLAARKPVLAYEGPCAPGGASARSEVGGQ; this comes from the coding sequence ATGAATGCCCCCAATCAGTCCGGGTGGAAGCCCGCGAGCCCCCTCGCGGGATCGGGCGATGGCGCGCAGACCGCCACGGGCAACCGCGGGCTGATGCTCGAAGAGCCGCTGATCTTCGAGATCGGCACCACCCAGACCTGCGGCGTCGATTTGCCCGAAGCGAAGCCCGGTGCGAATCGCCTTGGCGCGTTCGCTCGCACAGGCGAGATCGGCCTTCCCGGCCTCAGCGAGCCCGAAACGGTGCGGCATTACACCCGGCTCAGCCGCCAGAACTATGCCATCGATCTGGGTCTCTTCCCGCTCGGCAGCTGCACGATGAAGCACAATCCGCGCCTCAACGAAAAGGTCGCGCGGATGCCGGGCTTTCTCGACGTTCACCCGCTGCAACCGGTCGATACGGTGCGCGGCGCGCTTGAGGTCATCAACGAGCTTGCCTTCTGGCTGATCGAGCTCACCGGCATGCACGGCGTCGCCATGACGCCCAAGGCGGGCGCGCATGGCGAGCTGTGCGGGATCCTTTGCATCCGCGCCGCGCTCGAGGCGCGCGGCGATGCGCGCGAGGTGGTGCTGGTGCCCGAAAGCGCGCACGGCACCAACCCCGCGACCGCCGCCTTCGCCGGCTACCGGGTGGAGGACATTCCCGCCACGAAGGAAGGCCGCGTCGATCTCGAGGCGCTCAAGGCCAGACTCGGGCCGGATGTGGCGGCGGTGATGATCACCAACCCCAACACCTGCGGCCTGTTCGAGCGCGACATGAAGGCGATCAGCGACGCGGTCCACGCGGCGGGCGCTTTCGTCTATTGCGACGGGGCGAACTTCAACGCCATCGTCGGTAAGGTGCGCCCAGGCGACCTTGGCGTCGATGCGATGCACATCAACCTTCACAAGACGTTCTCAACCCCCCACGGCGGCGGGGGGCCGGGCTCGGGGCCGGTGGTGCTGTCCGAAGCGCTCGGGCCCTATGCCCCGCTGCCTTACACGGCGCGGACGAAGGACGGGGTCGTGCATCTGATCGAGGAGGAGAGCGCCGACGCGTTCAGCGCCGAGCACTTCGGCGGCGCGATGGCGAGCTTCGGGCGGATGAGCGCCTTCCACGGCCAGATGGGCATGTTCACCCGCGCGCTGACTTATATCCTCAGCCACGGCGCCGATGGGCTGAAGCAGGTCGCCGAGGATGCGGTGCTGAACGCCAATTATATCCTGCGCAGCCTCGAGGATGTGCTCGACGCGCCCTTCGGGGCCAGCGGCCCCTGCATGCACGAGGCGTTGTTCAGCGACAAAGGCTTTGCCGGCGGGCTGTCCACGCTCGACCTTGCCAAGGGGCTGATCGACGAGGGCTTCCACCCGATGACCATGTACTTCCCCCTGGTGGTCCATGGCGCGATGCTGGTCGAGCCGACCGAGACCGAGAGCAAGGCGGGTCTCGACCAGTTCATCGCCGCGCTGCGCAGCGTGGCCGAGCGGGCCAAGGCAGGGGACGATAGCCTCAGGACCGCCCCCCACTTGGCGCCCCGCCGTCGCCTGGATGAGACGCTGGCGGCGAGGAAGCCGGTCCTTGCCTACGAGGGCCCTTGTGCTCCGGGTGGGGCGAGCGCGCGGAGTGAGGTAGGCGGGCAATAA
- the mmsB gene encoding 3-hydroxyisobutyrate dehydrogenase, with translation MKIAFIGLGNMGGGMAANLVHAGHEVRAFDLSADALAQAERNGCETFTDAAEAVEGVEAVVTMLPNGEIVRAVYEGSVFGKAPAGAVLLDCSTIDVATAKAVIAEAEGRGYAMVDAPVSGGIAAANGGTLTFMVGGADEAFRRAEEVLNPMGKAVIHAGSAGAGQTAKICNNMLLAIHMIGTAEAMKMAEKLGLDPQKFYEISSVSSGMNWSLNTYTPLPGVGAQSPADNGYQGGFATALMLKDLRLAMAAAEEADAAVPLGSRAAALYEDFAGAGNGGLDFSAIIRTY, from the coding sequence ATGAAAATCGCCTTCATCGGCCTCGGCAACATGGGCGGCGGGATGGCCGCGAACCTCGTGCACGCGGGGCACGAGGTGCGCGCCTTCGACCTCAGCGCCGACGCCTTGGCGCAGGCCGAGCGCAACGGGTGCGAGACGTTCACCGATGCCGCCGAGGCGGTCGAGGGCGTCGAGGCGGTGGTGACCATGCTGCCGAATGGCGAGATCGTGCGCGCGGTTTACGAAGGCAGCGTGTTCGGCAAGGCGCCCGCGGGGGCGGTGCTGCTCGATTGTTCGACGATCGACGTAGCGACCGCCAAGGCGGTGATCGCCGAGGCCGAGGGCCGAGGCTATGCCATGGTCGATGCGCCGGTCAGCGGCGGGATCGCGGCGGCGAACGGGGGCACGCTGACCTTCATGGTCGGCGGCGCGGACGAGGCGTTCCGCCGTGCCGAAGAGGTGCTCAATCCGATGGGCAAGGCGGTCATCCATGCAGGCAGCGCGGGCGCGGGGCAGACCGCCAAGATCTGCAACAACATGCTGCTCGCGATCCACATGATCGGCACCGCCGAGGCGATGAAGATGGCCGAGAAGCTGGGGCTCGATCCGCAGAAGTTCTACGAGATCAGCTCGGTCTCGAGCGGCATGAACTGGTCGCTCAACACCTATACCCCGCTCCCGGGCGTGGGAGCGCAGAGCCCGGCGGACAACGGCTACCAGGGCGGCTTCGCGACCGCGCTGATGCTCAAGGACCTGCGCCTCGCGATGGCGGCGGCGGAGGAGGCGGATGCGGCCGTGCCCCTGGGCAGCCGCGCGGCGGCGCTTTACGAGGATTTCGCCGGGGCCGGGAACGGCGGGCTCGATTTCTCGGCGATCATTCGGACCTATTAG
- a CDS encoding enoyl-CoA hydratase-related protein, whose protein sequence is MREFETIAVQRRDAVTLVTLNRSQALNALNSQVLEELIDAFAAFEADEGQHCAVLIGAGDKAFAAGADIKEMADKPAADFYREDFFARWTSDLVKKVRKPWIAAVNGFALGGGCELAMMADFIIASDKAKFGQPEIKLGVAPGMGGSQRLTRAVGKAKAMEMCLTGRMMDAEEAERSGLVARVVPHDSLLEEALKTAAAIAAMPPMAAVANKEMVNAAFETTLDQGLLIERRIFQILSASEDKAEGMAAFIEKREGVWKGR, encoded by the coding sequence ATGCGCGAATTCGAGACCATTGCAGTCCAGCGGCGGGATGCGGTTACGCTGGTGACGCTCAACCGCTCGCAGGCGCTGAACGCGCTCAATTCGCAGGTGCTGGAGGAGCTGATCGACGCCTTCGCGGCGTTCGAGGCGGATGAGGGGCAGCACTGCGCGGTGCTGATCGGCGCGGGCGACAAGGCCTTTGCCGCCGGGGCCGACATCAAGGAGATGGCGGACAAGCCCGCGGCCGATTTCTACCGCGAGGATTTTTTCGCCCGCTGGACCAGCGATCTGGTGAAGAAGGTCCGCAAGCCGTGGATCGCGGCGGTGAACGGCTTCGCGCTCGGCGGCGGCTGCGAGCTCGCGATGATGGCCGACTTCATCATCGCCAGCGACAAGGCGAAGTTCGGCCAGCCCGAGATCAAGCTGGGCGTCGCGCCTGGCATGGGCGGCAGCCAGCGCCTGACCCGCGCGGTGGGCAAGGCCAAGGCGATGGAGATGTGCCTCACCGGCCGGATGATGGATGCCGAGGAAGCCGAGCGCAGCGGGCTCGTCGCGCGAGTCGTCCCGCACGACAGCCTGCTCGAGGAAGCGCTCAAGACCGCCGCCGCGATCGCAGCCATGCCGCCGATGGCCGCGGTGGCGAACAAGGAAATGGTCAACGCCGCCTTCGAGACCACGCTAGACCAGGGCCTCTTGATCGAACGCCGCATTTTCCAAATCCTATCCGCCAGCGAGGACAAGGCCGAAGGCATGGCCGCCTTCATCGAAAAGCGCGAGGGCGTGTGGAAGGGGCGATAG
- a CDS encoding enoyl-CoA hydratase/isomerase family protein produces MTDLLARRTGTIGHLSLNRPKALHALTLEMCQAMITALSDWAKNDAVEAVIIDHAEGRGFCAGGDIAFLRDSALKDGGASGRRFFHDEYRLNHQLFTYAKPVVAFMDGITMGGGVGIAMPATYRVATENTRFAMPETGIGLFPDVGGGWYLSRLPGRLGQFLALTGARADGAECLWAGLATHYLAADKLAEAKARIAEHPARIAGILAELSATPPPAKIADNAERIARHFASDRLEDILASLEADDSEWAARELATLRTKSPQTCKVALRQLARSAELDDFAANMAMEYRIASRVLTRPDFAEGVRAVIVDKTGDPAWDPATPEGVTDDLLDAIFAPLPDEEEWRPLDAISPSR; encoded by the coding sequence GTGACCGACCTCCTCGCCCGCCGCACAGGCACCATCGGCCACCTCTCGCTCAACCGCCCCAAGGCGCTCCATGCGCTGACGCTGGAGATGTGCCAGGCGATGATCACGGCGCTGAGCGACTGGGCGAAAAACGACGCCGTGGAAGCCGTCATCATCGACCATGCCGAGGGGCGCGGGTTTTGCGCCGGGGGCGACATCGCCTTCCTGCGCGATTCGGCGCTGAAGGATGGCGGGGCTTCGGGCCGCAGGTTTTTTCACGACGAATACCGGCTCAACCACCAGCTCTTCACCTATGCGAAGCCGGTCGTCGCCTTCATGGACGGGATCACCATGGGCGGCGGGGTCGGGATCGCCATGCCGGCGACCTACCGCGTCGCGACCGAGAACACGCGTTTCGCCATGCCCGAGACCGGCATCGGGCTGTTCCCGGACGTGGGCGGGGGCTGGTATCTCTCCCGCCTCCCAGGGCGGCTCGGCCAGTTCCTGGCACTGACCGGCGCGAGGGCGGACGGCGCGGAATGCCTGTGGGCGGGGCTCGCGACCCATTACCTCGCCGCGGACAAGCTCGCGGAGGCGAAAGCGCGGATCGCCGAGCATCCGGCGCGGATCGCTGGCATTCTTGCCGAGCTCTCCGCGACCCCGCCGCCCGCGAAAATCGCTGACAACGCCGAGCGGATCGCGAGGCATTTCGCCTCCGACCGGCTCGAGGACATCCTGGCCAGTCTCGAAGCCGATGACAGCGAATGGGCGGCGAGGGAGCTGGCGACCTTGCGCACCAAAAGCCCGCAGACCTGCAAGGTCGCGCTGCGCCAGCTTGCAAGAAGCGCCGAACTCGACGATTTCGCCGCCAACATGGCGATGGAATACCGCATCGCCTCTCGCGTCCTCACCCGCCCCGATTTCGCCGAGGGCGTGCGCGCGGTGATCGTGGACAAGACGGGTGATCCCGCCTGGGACCCCGCCACTCCCGAGGGCGTAACCGACGATCTGCTCGACGCGATCTTCGCTCCCCTGCCAGACGAGGAGGAATGGCGGCCGCTCGATGCGATCTCCCCGAGCCGATAA
- a CDS encoding acyl-CoA dehydrogenase family protein → MSTGTSGQFQLTEDQRMVQEMAQRFTADAITPFAAEWDEKHIFPRDTIKASAELGFGAIYVSEDSGGIGLGRLEAALIMEAMAYGCPATSAFISIHNMAAWMIDAFGGADVKARYLPDLVTMEKIASYALTEPGSGSDAAGLKTTARLDGDHYILNGTKQFISGGGVNDVYVTMVRTGEDKTRGITCLVVEKDMPGVSFGAPEKKLGWNASPTAAMIFEDARVPVANRVGEEGHGFRFAMMGLDGGRLNIGACSLGGAQRCLDEAVRYTKERQQFGTPIADFQNTQFMLADMATDLEAARALLYLAAAKVTDGAPDKSKFSAMAKRLATDSGSKIVNDALQLFGGYGYLRDYPIERFWRDLRVHSILEGTNQVMRMIVGRELVRQ, encoded by the coding sequence ATGAGCACAGGAACCTCCGGACAATTCCAGCTGACCGAGGACCAGCGCATGGTCCAGGAGATGGCGCAGCGCTTCACCGCCGATGCGATCACGCCGTTCGCCGCCGAATGGGACGAGAAGCACATCTTCCCCCGCGATACGATCAAGGCGAGCGCGGAGCTCGGCTTCGGCGCGATCTATGTCAGCGAAGACAGCGGCGGGATCGGGCTCGGAAGGCTGGAGGCGGCGCTGATCATGGAGGCGATGGCCTATGGCTGCCCGGCGACCAGCGCCTTCATCTCGATCCACAACATGGCCGCCTGGATGATCGACGCCTTCGGCGGCGCGGACGTGAAAGCGCGCTATCTCCCCGATCTCGTGACGATGGAGAAAATCGCGAGCTACGCGCTGACCGAGCCGGGCTCGGGCTCGGACGCGGCGGGGCTCAAGACCACCGCGCGGCTCGACGGCGACCACTACATCCTCAACGGCACCAAGCAGTTCATCTCGGGCGGCGGGGTCAACGATGTCTATGTGACCATGGTCCGCACCGGCGAGGACAAGACCAGGGGCATTACCTGCCTCGTGGTCGAGAAGGACATGCCCGGCGTCAGCTTCGGCGCGCCCGAGAAGAAGCTCGGCTGGAACGCCAGCCCGACCGCGGCGATGATCTTCGAGGACGCGCGCGTGCCCGTCGCCAATCGGGTCGGCGAGGAAGGGCACGGCTTCCGCTTCGCGATGATGGGCTTGGACGGCGGGCGGCTCAACATCGGCGCCTGCTCTTTGGGCGGGGCGCAGCGTTGCCTCGACGAAGCGGTCAGATACACCAAGGAGCGCCAGCAGTTCGGAACGCCGATCGCGGACTTCCAGAACACCCAGTTCATGCTCGCTGACATGGCCACCGATCTGGAGGCGGCGCGCGCGCTCCTCTACCTGGCCGCAGCCAAGGTGACGGACGGCGCACCCGACAAAAGCAAATTCTCCGCCATGGCCAAGCGGCTGGCCACCGACAGCGGATCGAAGATCGTCAACGATGCGCTGCAATTGTTCGGCGGCTACGGCTATCTGCGCGACTACCCGATCGAACGCTTCTGGCGCGACCTGCGCGTCCATTCGATCCTCGAGGGCACCAACCAGGTCATGCGCATGATCGTCGGGCGGGAGCTGGTGCGGCAGTGA
- a CDS encoding RidA family protein, whose protein sequence is MPGTRECAFTGSPYEARFGFARAVRVGARVIVSGTGPVEDDGSTTPGDAAAQAERCCALIARALAQFGAGPEHVARTRMLLTDPADQDAVGMVHARWFGAAQPAATMAGVAWLCRPEWRVEIEAEAVLPSAR, encoded by the coding sequence ATGCCCGGCACTCGTGAATGCGCCTTTACCGGTTCGCCCTACGAAGCGCGGTTCGGCTTTGCACGGGCGGTGCGTGTCGGCGCGCGTGTGATCGTGTCCGGCACCGGGCCGGTCGAGGACGACGGCAGCACCACACCGGGCGATGCGGCGGCGCAGGCCGAACGCTGCTGCGCTCTCATCGCGCGGGCGCTCGCGCAGTTCGGCGCCGGGCCCGAGCATGTTGCGCGCACCCGGATGCTGCTGACCGACCCCGCCGACCAGGATGCGGTGGGCATGGTCCACGCGCGCTGGTTCGGTGCCGCCCAGCCCGCCGCGACCATGGCGGGGGTCGCCTGGCTGTGCCGGCCCGAATGGCGGGTCGAGATCGAGGCCGAGGCGGTCCTCCCGTCGGCCCGCTAG
- a CDS encoding S-methyl-5'-thioadenosine phosphorylase (Catalyzes the reversible phosphorolysis of 5'-deoxy-5'- methylthioadenosine (MTA) to adenine and 5-methylthio-D-ribose-1- phosphate) — translation MSGEWVIGVIGGSGLYTLPGLEDAQWIAVRSPFGTPSDEILCGRLGEVQVRFLPRHGRGHRLPPHAIDARANVDALKRAGCTDILAIAAVGSLSDALPPGRFVAVDQFIDATRGRDASFFGAGFVAHVGFAEPTCPRLTAMAAAAVRESGGEVTASGTYVAIEGPALSTRAESRLYAQWGGDVVGMTALPEAKLAREAELPYALLAMVSDRDGVAAADIERLVAQMHANAALARTAIARLLAGLPAWREPSPIDRALDDGVITNPDRFDRELVAKLDAVAGRLFAGR, via the coding sequence ATGAGCGGCGAATGGGTCATCGGCGTGATCGGCGGATCGGGGCTCTATACGCTTCCGGGGCTCGAGGACGCGCAGTGGATCGCGGTGCGGTCACCCTTCGGCACGCCGTCTGACGAGATCCTGTGCGGCCGGCTTGGCGAGGTGCAGGTGCGCTTCCTGCCACGCCACGGCCGCGGGCATCGCCTGCCGCCACACGCGATCGATGCGCGCGCCAATGTGGATGCGCTGAAGCGGGCGGGCTGCACCGATATCCTCGCGATCGCTGCGGTCGGATCGCTCAGCGACGCGCTGCCGCCGGGCCGTTTCGTGGCGGTGGATCAATTCATCGATGCAACGCGCGGGCGTGACGCGAGCTTCTTCGGCGCCGGCTTCGTGGCGCATGTCGGGTTTGCGGAGCCCACCTGTCCCCGCCTTACCGCCATGGCGGCGGCAGCAGTGCGCGAAAGCGGCGGCGAAGTCACCGCAAGCGGAACCTATGTGGCGATCGAAGGGCCGGCGCTGTCCACTCGCGCCGAAAGCCGCCTTTACGCGCAATGGGGCGGCGATGTGGTCGGCATGACCGCGCTGCCGGAAGCCAAGCTCGCGCGCGAGGCGGAGCTGCCCTATGCCCTGCTGGCCATGGTCAGCGACCGCGACGGGGTGGCGGCGGCGGATATCGAGCGGTTGGTCGCGCAGATGCACGCCAATGCCGCGCTCGCCCGAACTGCGATCGCGCGGCTTCTGGCCGGGCTGCCGGCGTGGCGCGAACCCTCGCCGATCGACCGCGCGCTGGATGATGGGGTGATCACCAATCCCGATCGCTTCGACCGCGAACTGGTGGCGAAGCTCGATGCAGTGGCGGGGCGGCTCTTTGCCGGACGCTGA